A section of the Hirschia baltica ATCC 49814 genome encodes:
- a CDS encoding L-serine ammonia-lyase, protein MLSVFDIFKIGIGPSSSHTVGPMRITSRVIQEVHDLGLIDKVSRCVIELQGSLALTGVGHGSDKAAILGLMGAEPDAVDPDWAEAAFIDVKKTNRLTLPNGKSIKFIPKRDVDMRGDIVPLLHPNGMKVTILNALGEYLLVRTFYSVGGGFIASEAQLNAPAKDDLILGTGQGEFSFHSGAELVGKCNQHGKSIAQLLLANEDEQRSREETDQKLCDIWKAMDGCIERGLTQEGVLPGGLKVQRRAAKLYRSLRENPGANERELLFDWLNVFAMAVNEENAAGGRVVTSPTNGAAGIIPAVIKHYCAEEGWEEADCYSEGRIGKFLLTAAAIGILYKQRASISGAEMGCQGEVGVACSMAAAGLAAVWGASAQQVCAAAEIGMEHNLGLTCDPVGGLVQIPCIERNAMGAVKAANAARLALRAVDAPKVTLDQVIETMRQTGLDMSSKYKETSQGGLAVTVPVNVVEC, encoded by the coding sequence ATGCTCAGCGTTTTTGACATTTTCAAAATTGGTATAGGTCCATCTTCTTCTCATACAGTTGGGCCTATGCGCATTACCAGTCGAGTCATTCAAGAGGTGCATGATTTAGGGCTGATAGACAAGGTGTCTCGCTGCGTAATCGAGTTGCAAGGGTCGTTGGCGTTAACCGGTGTTGGGCATGGCTCTGATAAAGCAGCTATACTAGGCTTAATGGGGGCTGAGCCTGATGCTGTCGATCCAGATTGGGCGGAGGCTGCATTTATTGATGTTAAGAAGACAAACCGCCTGACATTGCCTAATGGCAAGAGTATTAAATTCATACCAAAACGCGATGTTGATATGCGCGGCGATATTGTGCCATTGCTTCACCCAAATGGCATGAAAGTGACTATTCTTAATGCCTTGGGTGAGTACTTATTGGTGCGAACTTTTTATTCAGTCGGCGGCGGTTTTATCGCGAGCGAAGCTCAGCTGAATGCGCCTGCAAAAGATGATTTGATATTGGGAACAGGTCAGGGGGAATTCTCTTTTCATTCGGGTGCAGAGCTGGTGGGGAAATGTAACCAGCACGGTAAATCAATCGCGCAATTACTTCTTGCTAATGAAGATGAGCAGCGTAGCCGCGAAGAGACTGATCAAAAATTATGTGACATCTGGAAAGCTATGGATGGCTGTATAGAGAGAGGATTGACGCAAGAAGGTGTTTTGCCCGGCGGGCTGAAAGTACAGCGCCGTGCAGCAAAATTGTATCGAAGCTTACGTGAAAATCCCGGGGCCAATGAGCGCGAACTTTTGTTTGATTGGCTCAATGTGTTTGCCATGGCTGTGAATGAAGAAAATGCAGCGGGTGGGCGCGTTGTGACATCTCCAACAAATGGGGCCGCAGGGATTATTCCGGCTGTGATCAAACATTATTGTGCTGAAGAAGGTTGGGAAGAAGCCGATTGCTATTCTGAGGGCCGTATTGGGAAGTTTCTACTAACGGCGGCAGCGATTGGTATTCTTTATAAACAGCGTGCGTCTATCTCTGGTGCGGAGATGGGGTGTCAGGGCGAAGTTGGGGTGGCGTGTTCCATGGCTGCTGCTGGCTTAGCGGCGGTATGGGGTGCAAGTGCGCAACAAGTTTGTGCCGCTGCAGAGATTGGTATGGAGCACAATCTAGGTTTGACATGCGATCCTGTTGGCGGGCTGGTGCAGATACCCTGTATTGAACGCAATGCGATGGGGGCTGTGAAAGCTGCGAATGCAGCACGCCTTGCATTGCGGGCTGTTGATGCGCCTAAAGTGACGTTGGATCAGGTGATTGAAACCATGCGTCAGACGGGGCTAGATATGTCATCTAAATATAAAGAGACCAGCCAAGGTGGGTTGGCGGTTACTGTGCCCGTGAATGTCGTTGAGTGCTAA
- a CDS encoding helix-turn-helix transcriptional regulator — MRRTERLFQIIQILRRHRHPVRGKEIAEELGTSLRTIYRDIVELQAQNVPVEGEAGIGYVLSGEYDMPPLMLTVDELEAAVLGARWVAMRSDPDLKRGAEDLLAKIRLAMPDRLKPVVLDSAVEPVQFVHLKEDSCDVALIRQAIREQRKLDMNYTNEKNETVVRTIWPFLVAYSETARFICAWCEKRNDFRTFRTDRVNSLEKSDEKFSERVPVLRKKWRDLQKARREECEYANPPIDVSTQRHSRAQ; from the coding sequence ATGCGCCGCACAGAACGCCTCTTCCAAATCATCCAGATATTGCGACGCCACCGTCATCCTGTACGCGGCAAGGAAATCGCCGAAGAATTGGGAACATCCCTGCGTACAATCTATCGAGATATCGTAGAATTACAGGCACAAAACGTCCCCGTAGAAGGCGAAGCCGGTATTGGTTATGTCCTATCGGGCGAATACGATATGCCTCCTCTAATGCTAACTGTTGATGAGTTAGAAGCAGCTGTTTTAGGCGCAAGGTGGGTTGCCATGCGCTCTGATCCAGACCTAAAGCGCGGCGCCGAAGATCTACTCGCAAAAATCCGCCTCGCAATGCCAGACAGGCTAAAACCCGTTGTTCTTGATAGCGCTGTTGAACCTGTGCAATTTGTTCATTTGAAAGAAGATTCTTGTGATGTTGCCTTGATCCGTCAAGCCATTCGCGAGCAGCGCAAACTCGATATGAATTACACCAATGAGAAGAATGAAACAGTCGTCAGAACCATTTGGCCATTCCTTGTCGCCTATTCAGAAACGGCACGTTTCATCTGCGCATGGTGTGAAAAACGCAATGATTTTCGTACCTTCCGTACAGACCGTGTCAATTCTCTAGAAAAATCAGACGAGAAATTTTCTGAACGCGTACCAGTTCTTCGTAAAAAATGGAGAGACCTCCAAAAGGCCCGCCGTGAAGAATGCGAATATGCAAACCCGCCTATAGACGTTAGCACTCAACGACATTCACGGGCACAGTAA
- a CDS encoding glutathione S-transferase family protein produces the protein MTVLFGWGPMWECSSVSPYVMKSMIHLEMLEVDYSVQIADLEEAPFKKAPYVKDEGKLIGDSVLIRRHFEAKLNKDLDAVLSQKEKAQAWAIERMVEADMGLMLLHERWLKEENFNKGPMHFFDGVPEAVRSSVIEGSLNTLRQRADEQGLSRFEETDRLYLFDKVVSALSNQLGDSTYMFGENATGVDACVAAFVQGCSTPFFETPMIDIMHKYSNLQEHSKRVDARFVQTEKWAAA, from the coding sequence ATGACGGTGTTATTTGGTTGGGGCCCAATGTGGGAATGTAGTTCAGTCAGTCCCTATGTGATGAAGAGTATGATTCACTTGGAGATGTTGGAAGTGGATTATTCTGTTCAGATTGCAGATCTTGAGGAAGCGCCATTTAAGAAAGCGCCTTATGTCAAAGATGAGGGAAAACTGATTGGGGATTCAGTTCTCATTCGGCGTCATTTTGAAGCAAAACTAAATAAAGATCTTGATGCAGTTTTATCCCAAAAAGAAAAAGCGCAGGCATGGGCAATTGAGCGAATGGTTGAAGCGGATATGGGGTTGATGCTTCTGCACGAACGTTGGCTGAAAGAAGAGAATTTCAATAAAGGGCCAATGCACTTTTTTGATGGTGTGCCTGAGGCGGTGCGTTCGAGTGTGATTGAAGGAAGTCTCAATACACTACGTCAACGAGCAGATGAACAAGGACTATCCAGATTTGAAGAGACTGACAGGTTGTATCTGTTTGATAAGGTTGTGAGTGCTTTGTCCAACCAGCTTGGCGATTCAACTTATATGTTTGGAGAGAATGCAACAGGTGTGGATGCGTGTGTGGCTGCCTTTGTTCAAGGGTGTTCTACGCCGTTTTTTGAAACACCAATGATCGATATTATGCACAAATATTCAAACCTTCAGGAGCATTCCAAGCGCGTTGATGCGCGCTTTGTACAAACAGAAAAATGGGCTGCTGCTTGA
- the rpsD gene encoding 30S ribosomal protein S4: MSRRSSAKYKLDRRVGENVWGRAKSPINKRQSRPGQHGAARKGKLSDFGLQLMAKQKLKGHYGDVTEKQFRRTYDEAARRKGNTAENLIGLLESRLDALVYRAKFVPTIFAARQFVNHGHVTVNGVKANVPSYRLRPGDVVQVKDKSRSMALVLEALGSAERDIPDYIEVEPKAMTATFVRLPELADVPYACRMEPNLVVEYYSS; the protein is encoded by the coding sequence ATGTCACGTCGTAGTTCTGCGAAGTACAAACTCGATCGCCGCGTAGGCGAAAACGTATGGGGTCGCGCTAAGTCCCCAATCAACAAACGTCAATCACGTCCAGGTCAGCACGGTGCAGCTCGTAAGGGTAAGCTTTCTGACTTTGGTCTTCAATTGATGGCTAAGCAAAAGCTTAAAGGTCACTATGGTGACGTGACTGAGAAACAGTTCCGTCGTACATATGATGAAGCTGCTCGCCGTAAAGGTAACACAGCTGAGAACTTGATCGGTCTTCTTGAGTCCCGTTTGGATGCTCTTGTTTACCGCGCTAAATTTGTTCCAACAATCTTTGCTGCACGTCAGTTCGTAAACCACGGTCACGTGACTGTGAACGGCGTAAAAGCAAACGTTCCTTCATACCGCTTGCGTCCAGGCGACGTTGTTCAGGTTAAAGACAAATCCCGTTCTATGGCTCTTGTGCTTGAAGCACTTGGTTCAGCTGAGCGTGACATTCCTGATTACATCGAAGTTGAGCCAAAAGCGATGACAGCAACATTCGTACGTTTGCCTGAATTGGCTGATGTGCCATATGCATGTCGTATGGAACCAAACTTGGTTGTTGAGTACTACTCATCTTAG
- a CDS encoding TylF/MycF/NovP-related O-methyltransferase, which yields MKQSDISHLNPNPDMDEVFTMIHALKSTLSHLGILSPLKKARYELNEAKWKTKLKLKRVAMAYGLAKWKPLIPEQKYARICNQIIDELQQNGHKFGDHLEFGVSRGTSLATMRHSLKKANLGHIRSIGFDSFKGMPAGSEEEGWDKGAFASTEGATKSYLEKQGVDLSNVHLVKGWFNETCNDDTIQKYGMNKASIVMIDCDIYSATCEVLNFIEPLLAETSVLIFDDWGWRSDINEIGQKEAFEEFIDKHPEFTASPRPTYLDQARIFLMKRAQQ from the coding sequence ATGAAACAGTCGGATATCAGTCACTTAAATCCAAACCCCGATATGGATGAAGTTTTCACTATGATACACGCACTTAAATCTACACTCTCTCATCTTGGTATATTATCGCCGCTAAAAAAAGCACGTTATGAGCTGAACGAAGCAAAATGGAAAACTAAACTAAAGCTAAAGCGTGTTGCTATGGCATATGGTTTAGCGAAGTGGAAACCACTTATTCCTGAGCAAAAATACGCACGAATTTGCAATCAAATTATCGACGAACTTCAACAAAATGGCCATAAATTTGGTGATCATCTAGAATTCGGCGTTAGTCGAGGAACCTCTCTCGCAACCATGCGCCATTCTCTAAAAAAAGCAAATCTAGGACATATTCGCAGCATTGGCTTTGATTCATTTAAAGGCATGCCTGCTGGTTCTGAAGAAGAAGGTTGGGACAAGGGCGCTTTTGCTTCAACAGAAGGTGCCACAAAATCTTATTTAGAAAAGCAGGGCGTCGATCTATCCAACGTGCATCTTGTAAAAGGCTGGTTCAACGAAACCTGCAATGACGATACGATACAAAAATATGGCATGAATAAAGCCAGTATTGTTATGATAGATTGTGATATCTACTCAGCAACGTGTGAAGTTCTAAACTTTATCGAACCGCTTTTAGCTGAAACCTCTGTATTGATCTTTGATGATTGGGGCTGGCGCTCTGACATCAATGAAATTGGTCAAAAAGAAGCTTTTGAAGAATTCATAGATAAACATCCTGAATTCACAGCGTCCCCTCGCCCAACATATCTTGATCAAGCTCGTATTTTCCTCATGAAACGCGCACAGCAATAG
- a CDS encoding PPK2 family polyphosphate kinase: MFDRPNIEEIRKATLAKPGKKISLDEYTTDGTELFPDKDEAKRSLKDDALAIDELQDRLYAEKTQGMLLILQGIDTSGKDGTTKAVFSQTSPLGLRVHAFGKPSSNELARDYLWRIHNFIPRLGEIAVFNRSHYEDVLIGRVRGLAPMSQIEQRYEQINNFEKHLTQNNIKIVKVMLHISRRTQGERLLERLENPNKRWKFNPGDLEDRKLWDEYQEAYEIAVNECSTDEVPWFVVPSDSRVRRKAIVARLVRGALEDMDPKIPDPGYRPDQFVID, translated from the coding sequence ATGTTTGATCGTCCAAATATAGAGGAAATTCGGAAGGCGACACTGGCCAAGCCGGGCAAGAAAATTTCATTGGACGAGTACACAACTGATGGAACTGAATTATTCCCAGATAAAGATGAAGCTAAACGATCCCTGAAAGACGATGCACTGGCGATTGATGAATTGCAGGACCGTCTCTACGCTGAGAAAACACAGGGCATGCTGCTTATTTTGCAGGGCATAGATACATCTGGCAAAGATGGCACAACAAAAGCTGTGTTCTCTCAAACATCACCTTTAGGCTTGCGCGTTCATGCTTTTGGTAAGCCTTCTTCAAATGAATTGGCCCGTGATTATCTTTGGCGCATTCATAATTTTATACCGCGTCTGGGTGAAATTGCTGTGTTTAATCGCTCTCACTATGAGGATGTTTTGATTGGGCGCGTGCGAGGGCTAGCACCCATGTCTCAGATTGAGCAGCGCTATGAGCAGATCAATAATTTTGAAAAGCATCTGACGCAAAACAATATCAAGATTGTAAAAGTGATGCTGCACATCTCACGGCGTACGCAGGGGGAGCGATTACTTGAACGTCTTGAGAACCCCAATAAGCGTTGGAAGTTTAATCCGGGTGATTTAGAAGACCGCAAATTATGGGATGAGTATCAAGAAGCATATGAAATTGCGGTCAATGAATGCTCGACTGATGAGGTGCCTTGGTTTGTGGTGCCAAGCGATAGCCGCGTGCGTCGTAAAGCGATTGTCGCGCGTCTTGTGCGTGGGGCTTTGGAAGATATGGACCCGAAAATCCCTGATCCGGGCTATCGACCGGATCAGTTCGTGATTGATTAA
- a CDS encoding NAD(P)H-dependent oxidoreductase → MKNVLIINGHEPYSFAPGELNASLVSQVSNFFSSRGAEVSITETAKAFDIEEELEKHVQADFIFYQFPIYWMGPPWRMKKYIDDVYTAGTNGPLCDNDGRSSRAPKHNYGSGGTRSDTKYMLSVTLNAPAEAFDDPNEYLLEGRSLDDLLLPMHTTARFFKMQPQPTFAAFDVIKNPELETDFDRLNSMLKALV, encoded by the coding sequence ATGAAAAACGTTTTAATCATCAACGGGCATGAGCCATACTCCTTTGCGCCGGGAGAGCTAAATGCTTCTCTTGTGTCACAAGTTTCTAATTTCTTTTCTTCCAGAGGCGCAGAAGTCTCCATCACAGAAACGGCCAAAGCATTTGATATTGAAGAAGAACTAGAAAAACACGTGCAGGCAGACTTCATATTCTACCAATTTCCAATCTATTGGATGGGACCACCTTGGCGCATGAAAAAATACATTGATGATGTCTACACCGCCGGCACCAACGGCCCTCTTTGTGATAATGATGGCCGCAGCTCACGCGCTCCCAAGCACAATTACGGAAGCGGCGGAACACGCTCTGATACAAAATACATGCTATCAGTCACCCTCAACGCCCCAGCAGAAGCCTTTGATGATCCCAATGAATATCTCTTAGAGGGGCGCTCACTGGATGATTTATTGCTACCGATGCATACAACAGCACGGTTTTTCAAAATGCAGCCTCAGCCCACTTTTGCAGCTTTTGATGTCATCAAAAACCCAGAACTGGAGACTGACTTTGATCGCTTAAATTCCATGCTTAAAGCACTCGTCTAA
- a CDS encoding winged helix-turn-helix transcriptional regulator — MAERKKAKEPRKIISEPCSVELSMRILGGKWTGSILYHLKDEPVRFNDLSRGLVGASKKILTERLRHLESHQLIERRILPTSPIGVEYAITPIGQAAIEGLEVLKTWSENLPEPIKTMCRDNLIGHQN; from the coding sequence ATGGCAGAACGCAAGAAAGCAAAAGAGCCTCGCAAAATAATAAGCGAGCCATGTTCGGTTGAATTGAGCATGCGGATTCTGGGCGGAAAGTGGACTGGTTCGATCCTTTATCATCTCAAAGACGAGCCGGTGAGATTTAACGACCTATCGCGCGGGCTTGTTGGAGCGAGTAAAAAAATCCTGACAGAAAGATTAAGACACTTGGAGAGCCATCAATTGATTGAGCGGCGCATTTTACCGACATCTCCTATTGGAGTTGAGTATGCCATCACACCGATTGGACAGGCGGCTATCGAGGGATTGGAAGTATTGAAAACATGGTCTGAAAATTTACCCGAACCGATTAAAACCATGTGCCGAGATAATCTGATCGGTCATCAAAATTGA
- a CDS encoding DUF4332 domain-containing protein, whose product MTSLLFRVISAHRCRSTHHHIAIGALTLLKGEHAQRWHDLMLVMHDDLLKGAKAPDAEFKDFKNHVLHIEEGEWGGARDAALEWYAKSVMALKAKKWSDAAYALGVMSHYYADPIQPFHTGQTEEEGAIHRAVEWSIAKSRPEIARRIETKGYPVVPTGEGPGFVSDMVRAGAEKSHPHYNTLLDHYNVDAGVKVPEDGLDDTLLDVISDLVAYATSGLAAIYMRAFEEAGVAPPKSNLSINGFLATLDIPIRWITSKLEDANDRRIVTAMYEELRKTGKVIKKLPDDDKQIRKMHAQQVLRIPLKELDAQRMRKIGEKHVARAGATPVIISHNNAQTEAPAQPAKVIEEATPVVASAAATVAMADTSITTQAKDASSKIDKKAERLAIKEAKQAEKQRIAQEKADAKERAKAEKAAAAQAKIEAAANAKAEKVAALQAKADEEARIKAEEKASAEKAATEKAEAAKQARAGANAKKEAEERAAAQAKATKQAEKDSKRKNRGQTDCDETAEAAALLTAAHKTAAQREAEQREAEQRAAAAAEASAPEAKQQTAKSTNTEPQPEKPKYRVKTTGEHSESKSKEYDEAESAFAAQLKQVSKGTRFEPVENDPDEDMDVTTYDAMIDAMDDDDLGLNEDDSSETVDYEDTAEEDTYASSRTSRREPLSNESPIVDAPSIGKKTAARMRNVGIHTVGDFVQAKAKDLSAKLGGGYMTPATLIDWQDQALLMIDMPSLRVHDAQILVGAGVRCVEDLAESSSRDLFASAVSFLKTKDGARIAQNGNALDHEEVYDWIEEAQAAFA is encoded by the coding sequence ATGACCTCGCTCCTCTTTCGCGTCATCAGCGCGCATCGTTGTCGATCAACGCATCACCACATCGCTATTGGTGCACTTACTCTTTTAAAAGGTGAGCACGCGCAGCGCTGGCACGACCTCATGCTTGTCATGCATGACGACCTCCTAAAAGGCGCTAAAGCGCCTGACGCCGAATTTAAAGATTTCAAAAATCATGTTCTTCATATTGAAGAAGGTGAATGGGGCGGCGCACGTGATGCAGCCCTTGAATGGTATGCAAAATCTGTCATGGCGCTTAAGGCAAAGAAATGGTCTGATGCAGCCTATGCTCTGGGCGTGATGAGCCATTACTACGCCGACCCAATCCAACCTTTTCACACAGGTCAAACAGAAGAAGAAGGTGCCATTCACCGCGCTGTTGAATGGTCAATTGCTAAATCCCGTCCAGAAATTGCACGCCGCATAGAAACCAAAGGCTATCCAGTTGTACCAACAGGTGAAGGCCCAGGATTTGTATCCGATATGGTTCGCGCTGGTGCAGAAAAATCTCATCCACATTACAACACTCTGCTTGATCACTACAATGTGGATGCTGGCGTCAAAGTCCCAGAAGATGGGCTTGATGATACACTTCTAGACGTCATTTCAGACCTAGTTGCATACGCCACATCTGGGCTAGCTGCGATCTATATGCGCGCTTTTGAAGAAGCTGGCGTTGCACCACCAAAATCGAATTTGTCCATCAACGGTTTCTTGGCAACACTCGACATTCCTATCCGCTGGATTACAAGCAAACTAGAAGATGCCAATGATCGCCGTATTGTAACGGCGATGTATGAAGAGCTTCGCAAAACCGGTAAAGTCATCAAAAAACTACCCGATGATGACAAGCAAATTCGTAAAATGCATGCGCAACAAGTTCTGCGCATTCCCCTTAAAGAGCTTGATGCGCAGCGTATGCGTAAAATTGGTGAAAAACACGTCGCCCGCGCGGGTGCAACGCCCGTTATTATCTCACACAATAACGCACAAACTGAAGCCCCAGCACAGCCAGCCAAAGTGATAGAAGAAGCAACGCCTGTTGTAGCATCTGCTGCTGCAACGGTTGCGATGGCTGACACATCAATCACCACTCAAGCCAAAGACGCATCATCTAAGATTGATAAAAAAGCTGAACGTTTAGCTATTAAAGAAGCAAAACAGGCTGAAAAGCAGCGCATTGCACAAGAAAAAGCCGACGCAAAAGAGCGTGCCAAAGCAGAAAAAGCCGCCGCTGCTCAAGCCAAAATTGAAGCAGCTGCCAATGCAAAAGCTGAAAAAGTAGCTGCCCTCCAAGCCAAAGCAGACGAGGAAGCGCGGATCAAAGCCGAAGAAAAGGCATCAGCAGAAAAAGCCGCAACTGAAAAAGCCGAAGCTGCCAAACAAGCCCGCGCAGGAGCGAATGCGAAGAAAGAAGCTGAGGAACGCGCAGCAGCTCAAGCCAAAGCCACAAAGCAGGCTGAAAAAGATTCCAAACGCAAAAACCGTGGACAAACTGATTGCGACGAAACGGCTGAAGCCGCCGCCCTCCTTACAGCAGCGCACAAGACAGCCGCTCAACGCGAAGCTGAACAGCGAGAAGCTGAGCAGCGCGCAGCAGCTGCCGCAGAAGCATCTGCTCCTGAGGCCAAGCAACAAACGGCAAAATCAACAAACACAGAGCCCCAACCTGAGAAACCCAAATACCGCGTCAAAACAACAGGCGAGCATTCTGAGTCAAAATCTAAAGAATATGATGAAGCAGAATCCGCTTTTGCTGCTCAACTCAAACAAGTGTCGAAAGGCACAAGGTTTGAACCCGTTGAAAATGACCCAGATGAAGATATGGACGTCACAACATATGACGCCATGATCGATGCAATGGATGATGACGATCTAGGTCTCAATGAAGATGATTCATCTGAAACAGTGGATTACGAAGACACAGCTGAAGAAGATACATATGCATCTTCGCGTACGTCTCGCCGTGAACCACTAAGCAATGAATCTCCAATCGTTGATGCGCCCTCTATCGGCAAGAAAACAGCTGCACGCATGCGCAATGTCGGCATCCATACAGTTGGTGATTTTGTTCAAGCCAAAGCAAAAGACCTATCGGCAAAGCTTGGCGGTGGTTATATGACACCCGCAACGCTTATTGATTGGCAGGATCAAGCTCTGCTTATGATCGACATGCCATCCTTGCGCGTGCACGATGCTCAAATTCTTGTTGGTGCCGGCGTTCGCTGCGTTGAAGATCTTGCAGAAAGCTCCTCAAGAGATCTCTTTGCATCAGCAGTATCGTTTTTGAAAACAAAAGATGGCGCACGCATTGCTCAAAATGGCAACGCGCTTGATCATGAAGAAGTTTATGACTGGATAGAAGAAGCTCAAGCCGCCTTTGCATAG
- a CDS encoding methyl-accepting chemotaxis protein, which yields MKINTRLIAVALVPLIGLLCFGGFFVFQGYLKQQSAQHAIERIDHAPQLTELTHALQKERGLSAGYISSKGNTFVRELKQQRADTDLKVLQFTDVANELKQDADLVADVSKLEADLKQLPAMRGKVSSLNTDVETMAEYYTSTIHDSIITTYELASHLDDRHIVLLNSVFSSIMMAKEHAGIERALGATGISAGKFPGDVYQRFLEESALQKAYFEYALMFATPEERDFIHETNDNPINARVNQYRERLQQAEVSGEGIVGLTSTEWFAAATQRIELLRSIENRMENDLHNAAVQSMVNANNAVFSSLFFLVAVMVLCGISVWRLSVGLTRPMKTLVNALNVLTNGDNSQDVEGKSRTDEIGEIARAVEIFRQMDIERQAAQANKVLQEKEEKARADRISACVDEFKTRSNNAIASVGATSESLNEVSESLNRAVEEARTGAIVARSSSAEASGAVQAVAAAVEELSASIHDINARIASSREATENAASAASQATARVQTLERSADAINSVITTIAEIASQTNLLALNATIEAERAGESGRGFAVVAQEVKNLANQTARATDQISSQIASIQSETLAAVQGINGITQQFEELSEASQAIAVVMDQQTSATMSISESVQSAAQGSSVASEGVENLARSTEMTSGDAVAVKGASEQVGLMSRELEIVIDKFLKDVNAA from the coding sequence ATGAAGATTAATACGCGCTTGATCGCTGTCGCATTGGTTCCGTTAATAGGACTATTGTGTTTTGGCGGCTTTTTTGTATTTCAAGGTTATTTGAAACAGCAATCAGCTCAACATGCGATTGAGCGTATTGATCATGCGCCCCAACTCACGGAGCTGACACACGCGTTACAAAAAGAACGTGGCTTGTCCGCCGGATACATTTCTTCTAAAGGCAACACATTTGTTCGCGAGCTTAAACAGCAACGCGCAGACACAGACTTGAAAGTCTTGCAATTTACTGATGTTGCAAACGAATTAAAACAAGATGCTGATCTTGTTGCAGATGTCTCAAAGCTAGAGGCAGATCTCAAGCAATTGCCGGCTATGAGGGGGAAGGTGTCTAGCCTGAATACTGATGTTGAAACTATGGCAGAATATTATACGTCGACGATCCACGATAGCATCATCACGACATATGAGTTGGCATCCCATTTAGACGATAGGCATATTGTATTATTAAACTCAGTCTTTTCATCCATTATGATGGCAAAAGAGCATGCTGGTATTGAGCGGGCATTGGGGGCAACGGGTATTAGCGCCGGTAAATTTCCTGGTGATGTTTATCAAAGATTTTTGGAAGAATCAGCCCTACAAAAAGCTTATTTTGAGTATGCTCTCATGTTTGCGACACCAGAAGAGCGTGATTTCATTCATGAAACCAACGACAATCCCATCAATGCTAGGGTGAACCAATATCGAGAACGCTTGCAACAGGCAGAGGTGTCCGGTGAGGGTATTGTAGGACTAACGAGTACGGAATGGTTTGCAGCGGCTACTCAACGAATAGAATTGCTGAGAAGTATAGAAAACCGTATGGAAAATGACCTTCATAACGCTGCCGTTCAATCTATGGTCAACGCGAATAACGCTGTTTTCTCATCTCTGTTTTTTCTTGTTGCTGTAATGGTGTTGTGTGGCATTTCGGTATGGCGGTTGAGTGTTGGATTGACGCGGCCAATGAAAACTTTGGTAAATGCGCTGAATGTACTGACCAATGGCGATAACTCTCAAGATGTTGAAGGTAAATCCCGCACTGATGAAATTGGAGAGATTGCGCGTGCGGTTGAGATATTTCGCCAAATGGACATTGAACGTCAGGCGGCTCAGGCAAACAAAGTGTTGCAAGAGAAAGAGGAAAAAGCACGCGCGGATAGAATCTCTGCTTGTGTTGATGAGTTCAAGACCCGTTCGAACAATGCTATCGCCAGTGTCGGTGCTACTTCAGAAAGCTTGAATGAAGTATCTGAGTCACTGAACCGCGCTGTGGAAGAAGCGCGCACAGGAGCGATTGTTGCAAGGTCTTCATCTGCTGAAGCGAGTGGTGCGGTGCAGGCTGTTGCGGCTGCGGTAGAAGAATTGTCAGCATCTATTCATGATATAAATGCAAGAATTGCCTCGTCCCGTGAAGCAACCGAAAATGCAGCTAGTGCGGCAAGCCAAGCGACGGCAAGGGTGCAGACATTGGAGCGTTCGGCAGATGCCATTAATAGCGTGATTACAACAATCGCCGAGATTGCTTCGCAAACGAACCTATTGGCGCTTAACGCAACGATTGAAGCAGAAAGAGCAGGGGAATCTGGGCGCGGGTTTGCTGTTGTCGCGCAGGAAGTTAAAAATCTAGCCAACCAGACAGCAAGGGCGACGGATCAGATTTCTAGTCAGATTGCAAGTATTCAATCAGAAACGCTTGCAGCGGTGCAAGGAATTAATGGAATTACTCAGCAATTTGAGGAACTTTCAGAGGCTTCTCAAGCTATTGCTGTTGTTATGGATCAGCAAACATCTGCGACGATGTCTATCAGTGAAAGCGTACAATCTGCGGCTCAAGGGTCGAGTGTTGCTTCCGAAGGCGTCGAGAATCTTGCGCGTTCAACTGAAATGACATCAGGCGATGCTGTCGCGGTCAAAGGTGCGTCTGAACAAGTTGGTCTTATGTCCAGAGAGCTGGAAATCGTGATCGACAAGTTTTTGAAGGATGTGAATGCAGCCTAA